In the Variovorax sp. S12S4 genome, one interval contains:
- the ppsA gene encoding phosphoenolpyruvate synthase, producing MSALFDATALVVPFENLRMTDVESVGGKNASLGEMISQLPQGVRVPTGFATTAHAFRQFLAHDGLADKISKRLAALDTEDVRALAAAGAEIRAMVEAQPFPADLQKAITEAFAKLSAGNPAASFAVRSSATAEDLPDASFAGQQETFLNVVGIEDVLHKMKEVFASLYNDRAISYRVHKGFAHDVVALSAGVQRMVRSDLGAAGVMFTIDTESGFEDVVFITSSYGLGETVVQGAVNPDEFYVHKPTLRAGKKAVIRRNLGSKLIQMEFATPEEKKATGKLVKTTDVKAEQRNRYSLSDADVEQLAKYALVIEEHYGRPMDIEWGKDGTDGQLYILQARPETVKSQQQGKAEQRYKLLGKGAVLAEGRAIGQKIGTGPVRLVHNISEMDKVQAGDVLVTDMTDPNWEPVMKRAAAIVTNRGGRTCHAAIIARELGIPAVVGCGDATDLLKEGTLVTVSCAEGDTGFIYDGLLETEVTEVQRGVMPEIDIKIMMNVGNPQLAFDFAQLPNHGVGLARLEFIINNNIGVHPKAILDYPNVDNDLKKAVESVARGHASPRAFYVDKVAEGIATIAAAFWPKQVIVRLSDFKSNEYRKLIGGSRYEPEEENPMLGFRGAARYLSKDFGEAFAMECEALKRVRNDMGLVNVQIMVPFVRTLGQAERVTTLLGEHGLKRGENELKLIMMCEVPSNAVLPEEFLKFFDGFSIGSNDLTQLTLGLDRDSGLELLAADFDERDLAVKALLSRVIKACKAEGKYVGICGQGPSDHPDFALWLAEEGIESISLNPDSVIDTWQQLAKR from the coding sequence ATGTCTGCACTTTTCGACGCGACCGCCCTGGTCGTACCGTTTGAAAACCTGAGGATGACCGACGTCGAGTCGGTCGGCGGCAAGAACGCCAGCCTCGGCGAAATGATCTCGCAGCTGCCGCAGGGTGTGCGGGTGCCCACGGGTTTTGCGACCACGGCGCACGCGTTTCGCCAGTTTCTGGCCCACGACGGGCTGGCCGACAAGATCAGCAAGCGGCTTGCAGCCCTGGACACCGAAGACGTGCGGGCGCTGGCCGCAGCCGGTGCGGAAATTCGCGCCATGGTCGAGGCCCAGCCTTTTCCGGCCGATCTGCAGAAAGCCATTACCGAAGCGTTCGCAAAGCTGAGCGCCGGCAATCCCGCCGCCTCCTTCGCCGTGCGCTCCTCGGCCACGGCCGAAGACCTGCCCGACGCTTCCTTTGCCGGCCAGCAGGAGACCTTCCTCAACGTGGTCGGCATCGAAGACGTGCTGCACAAGATGAAGGAGGTTTTTGCCTCGCTCTACAACGACCGCGCCATCAGCTACCGCGTGCACAAGGGCTTTGCGCACGACGTGGTGGCGCTCTCGGCCGGTGTGCAGCGCATGGTCCGCTCCGACCTGGGCGCGGCCGGCGTGATGTTCACCATCGACACCGAATCGGGCTTCGAAGACGTGGTGTTCATCACCTCGAGCTACGGCCTGGGCGAAACGGTGGTGCAGGGCGCCGTGAACCCCGACGAGTTCTATGTGCACAAGCCCACGCTGCGCGCCGGCAAGAAGGCCGTGATCCGCCGCAATCTCGGCTCCAAGCTGATCCAGATGGAGTTCGCGACGCCCGAAGAGAAAAAGGCCACCGGCAAGCTGGTAAAGACCACCGACGTGAAGGCCGAGCAGCGCAACCGCTATTCGCTGAGCGACGCCGACGTGGAGCAGCTCGCCAAATACGCGCTGGTCATCGAAGAACACTACGGCCGCCCGATGGACATCGAGTGGGGCAAGGACGGCACCGACGGTCAGCTCTACATCCTTCAGGCGCGTCCTGAAACCGTGAAGAGCCAGCAGCAGGGCAAGGCCGAGCAGCGCTACAAGCTGCTGGGCAAGGGCGCAGTGCTGGCCGAAGGCCGCGCCATCGGCCAGAAGATCGGCACCGGCCCCGTGCGGCTCGTGCACAACATCAGCGAGATGGACAAGGTGCAGGCCGGCGACGTGCTCGTCACCGACATGACCGACCCGAATTGGGAACCGGTGATGAAGCGCGCTGCCGCGATCGTCACCAACCGCGGCGGGCGCACCTGCCACGCGGCCATCATTGCGCGCGAACTCGGCATTCCGGCCGTGGTGGGCTGCGGCGACGCCACCGACCTGCTGAAGGAAGGCACGCTGGTAACCGTGAGCTGCGCCGAGGGCGACACCGGCTTCATTTACGACGGCCTGCTCGAGACCGAAGTGACCGAAGTGCAGCGCGGCGTGATGCCCGAGATCGACATCAAGATCATGATGAACGTCGGCAACCCGCAGTTGGCCTTCGACTTCGCGCAACTGCCCAACCATGGCGTGGGCCTGGCGCGGCTCGAGTTCATCATCAACAACAACATCGGCGTTCACCCGAAGGCCATCCTCGACTATCCGAACGTCGACAACGACCTGAAAAAGGCCGTCGAGTCGGTGGCGCGGGGCCACGCGTCGCCGCGCGCCTTCTACGTCGACAAGGTGGCGGAAGGCATTGCGACGATTGCCGCGGCCTTCTGGCCCAAGCAGGTCATCGTGCGCCTGTCGGACTTCAAGTCGAACGAGTACCGCAAGCTGATCGGCGGCAGCCGCTACGAGCCCGAAGAAGAAAACCCGATGCTCGGCTTCCGCGGTGCCGCCCGCTACCTGAGCAAGGACTTCGGCGAAGCCTTTGCTATGGAATGCGAGGCGCTCAAGCGCGTTCGCAACGACATGGGCCTCGTCAACGTGCAGATCATGGTTCCCTTCGTGCGCACCCTGGGCCAGGCCGAGCGCGTGACCACGCTGCTTGGCGAGCACGGCCTGAAGCGCGGCGAGAACGAACTCAAGCTGATCATGATGTGCGAGGTGCCGAGCAACGCCGTTCTGCCCGAGGAGTTTCTGAAGTTCTTCGACGGCTTCTCGATCGGCTCGAACGACCTGACCCAGCTCACGCTCGGCCTGGACCGCGATTCGGGCCTCGAACTGCTGGCCGCCGACTTCGACGAGCGCGACCTGGCCGTCAAGGCGCTGCTGAGCCGGGTCATCAAGGCCTGCAAGGCCGAAGGCAAGTACGTGGGTATCTGCGGCCAAGGCCCCAGCGATCATCCGGATTTCGCGCTTTGGCTGGCGGAAGAGGGCATCGAATCGATTTCCCTGAACCCCGACAGCGTCATCGACACCTGGCAGCAGCTCGCCAAGCGCTGA
- the rpsF gene encoding 30S ribosomal protein S6 has product MRHYEIILLIHPDQSEQVPAMLERYKGLITAGGGKVHRVEDWGRRQLAYQINKLNKAHYLCVNIEAEQAVMGELEHAFKFNDAVLRHLTVQKKKAETGPSSMMKTVEREEARKAQQAEYAANNS; this is encoded by the coding sequence ATGCGTCACTACGAAATCATTTTGCTGATCCACCCGGATCAGAGCGAACAAGTTCCGGCCATGCTGGAGCGCTACAAGGGCCTGATCACGGCCGGCGGCGGCAAAGTCCACCGCGTTGAAGACTGGGGCCGCCGTCAGCTGGCCTACCAGATCAACAAGCTCAACAAGGCGCACTACCTGTGCGTCAACATTGAAGCCGAACAAGCCGTGATGGGCGAACTCGAACACGCGTTCAAGTTCAACGACGCCGTGCTGCGCCACCTCACCGTCCAGAAGAAGAAGGCCGAAACCGGTCCTTCGTCGATGATGAAGACGGTCGAGCGCGAAGAAGCCCGCAAGGCCCAGCAGGCCGAGTACGCCGCCAACAACAGCTGA
- the priB gene encoding primosomal replication protein N codes for MTAAAAAATGVNQLLLTASVAELGTLRYTPAGLPAIDLKLEHESTLQEAGKARQVKTALKAVAFGAIAERLATQSMGSLWCFQGFLATPGNGKHPVLHIQDFQQN; via the coding sequence GTGACCGCTGCCGCTGCTGCGGCAACCGGGGTCAATCAGCTCCTGCTGACAGCCTCCGTTGCCGAACTCGGAACCTTGCGATACACGCCCGCCGGCCTTCCCGCCATCGACCTGAAGCTCGAACACGAGTCGACGCTTCAGGAGGCAGGAAAAGCCAGGCAGGTGAAAACGGCCCTCAAGGCCGTTGCCTTCGGCGCCATCGCCGAACGGCTCGCAACGCAGTCGATGGGTAGTCTCTGGTGTTTTCAGGGATTTCTCGCGACACCGGGCAACGGCAAGCATCCGGTCCTGCACATTCAGGATTTTCAGCAAAATTAA
- the rpsR gene encoding 30S ribosomal protein S18, translating into MATFKKFNKDKRPKRNTQSLLFKRKRFCRFTVAGVEEIDYKDIDTLRDFISENGKIIPARLTGTRAIYQRQLNTAIKRARFLAMVPYSDQHRV; encoded by the coding sequence ATGGCCACGTTCAAGAAATTCAACAAAGACAAGCGCCCGAAGCGCAACACCCAGTCGCTGCTGTTCAAGCGCAAGCGCTTCTGCCGCTTCACCGTCGCTGGCGTCGAGGAAATCGACTACAAGGACATCGACACGCTGCGTGACTTCATCAGCGAAAACGGCAAGATCATCCCCGCACGCCTGACCGGCACGCGCGCGATCTACCAGCGCCAGCTCAACACCGCGATCAAGCGCGCACGCTTCCTCGCGATGGTGCCGTACAGCGATCAGCACCGCGTCTAA